Proteins encoded within one genomic window of Macaca fascicularis isolate 582-1 chromosome 16, T2T-MFA8v1.1:
- the OR4D2 gene encoding olfactory receptor 4D2 — MEQGNLTWASDFVFLGLSQTREVQRFLFFMFLFVYITTVMGNILIIITVTSDSQLHTPMYFLLRNLAVLDLCFSSVTVPKMLVDLLSEKKTISYQGCMGQIFFFHFLGGAMVFFLSVLAFDRLIAISRPLHYVTIMNSQLCVGLVVAAWVGGFVHSIVQLALMLPLPLCGPNILDNFYCDVPQVLRLACTDTSLLEFLMISNSGLLDVILFFLLLTSYLFILVMLRSHPEEARRKAASTCTTHIIVVSMIFVPSIYLYARPFTPFPMDKVVSIGHTVMTPMLNPMIYTLRNQDMQAAVRRLGRHWLV, encoded by the coding sequence ATGGAACAAGGGAACCTCACATGGGCATCAGATTTTGTCTTCCTGGGGCTCTCACAGACTCGGGAGGTCCAGCGTTTCCTGTTTTTTATGTTCCTGTTTGTCTACATCACCACTGTTATGGGAAACATCCTTATCATCATCACAGTGACCTCTGATTCCCAGCTCCACACACCCATGTACTTTCTGCTCCGAAACCTGGCTGTCCTAGACCTCTGTTTCTCTTCAGTCACTGTGCCCAAAATGCTAGTGGACCTCCTCTCTGAGAAGAAAACCATCTCCTACCAGGGCTGCATGGGCCAGATCTTCTTCTTCCACTTTTTGGGAGGTGCCATGGTCTTCTTCCTCTCAGTGCTGGCCTTTGACCGCCTCATTGCCATCTCCCGGCCCCTCCACTATGTCACCATCATGAACAGTCAGCTCTGTGTGGGGCTGGTGGTGGCCGCCTGGGTGGGAGGCTTTGTCCACTCCATTGTCCAGCTGGCTCTGATGCTCCCACTGCCCTTATGTGGCCCCAACATTTTGGATAACTTCTACTGTGATGTTCCCCAAGTACTGAGACTTGCCTGCACTGACACTTCCCTCCTGGAGTTCCTCATGATCTCCAACAGTGGGCTGCTGGATGTCATcttgttcttcctcctcctgaCCTCCTACTTGTTCATCCTGGTGATGCTGAGGTCACATCCAGAGGAGGCAAGAAGGAAGGCAGCTTCCACCTGCACCACCCACATCATTGTGGTTTCCATGATCTTTGTTCCAAGCATTTACCTCTACGCCCGGCCCTTCACCCCATTCCCTATGGACAAAGTTGTGTCCATCGGCCACACAGTCATGACCCCCATGCTCAATCCCATGATCTATACCCTGAGGAACCAGGACATGCAGGCAGCAGTGAGAAGATTAGGGAGACACTGGCTGGTTTGA